ACTAACCAAATCCTCGTTATTAGAGGATATACACAATGATGTTATGGGTCCTCTATGTTCTTTAAGAATTGAGACGAGTCGTTGAACGTCGGGTTTTATGTCCCATATACGTACCTACGAATGATGACATATTGATCatatcgaaaattttaaagaagaaggatgaggatgaaACAAGAGAATGatgaatgtataaaatataaattacctGTCCATCGCAACCTCCGCTGATTAATCTTTTCCCGTCTGCCGTTATCACGACTGCCGATGCAGCTTTTATGTGAGCATTATGGATAGTGAAGATAAGTTTACCCTTTTGTGGCGTGAATGCTCTTACGATACCGTCATTCCATGCTGCAATGTtcaataaatagaagaaaagtattgttaattaaaggattttatctatattttttttatatatacacctacCAGAAATTATCATTCGTCCATCGTGAGAAAAACATAAGCAGCTACAGACGAAATTAGGTACAGAAATTCTAAGCAATTCCTTTTGCGTTTCTAATCTCCATAATCTAATATCGTTTTTTCCAGCTGTAGCAAATATTTCAGAATAATTCCTataacgttgaaaaaaaaaaaaaaaaggaaaagaaaagaattatttcgatgTTCGGTATAAAAAGATCACTTTATCGATGTTTCCGATCTTACCAAGGAAAAACGATGGAATATATGGAACTATTGTGACAAGTCACAAGAAGTCTCATATCGAAATCGGACAATCTTATTTGATAGATCTCGCTTAGGGCAGTTCCAACCAATACAAAATCATTCTTGTATAATAACATTGACGTCACGGTACCGCAGACATTTTCTACAAGATGCTGCCAAATAGCTTTTCACTCGTTTGACTTACGAATGATTGcgaatacagaaaaaaagagcaaaaaaaaaaaagaaagaaaaaagaattcttttcacataacattttcttttatcacttACAGTTTTGATTTGCGGTGTACTCGGTAGTTTGGCGAACTTGGTCTTACTAAAATCGATATCCATGATTTCGATTAGCTCGACTGTACCATCACCTGCACCAACAATCATTCTCTCATCTTTTAAAAGCAAAAGTTTCTCCACACCGCCAGCATAACATTCTACTTCGCCCTTTGCTTGATTTACTCTTTTCGATCCTTTGTACATCTTCGAATAGCAACCTATCATCACTGATTCCGCTTGTTCTTCATCTTCGGAACGGTAATTCAAtctatgtatagatatataagaaaaattaatgtttattatcgTAGAGacacgataaaataatttacatcgattataaaaaaattctattatacATCTAAACATAAGAACCTTGCTTTTATGATATCGCCCGAGGACGTTCCACAATAAGCGTCAGTATCTTTTTCACTTATAACGATACAATTTATCGAACGTCTTAATTTTCCTACTTTCACGTTTACGCCGTaaacctttcttcttttcgaatcgattcgCCAAACTTTGAGGGTTCTATCACCACCGGTAAGAAAACATTCTCCGTGTGTATTCATTCTTGTTATCGTGTAAGTGTTACCAGCTATTTCATTACTCGCAAATGATCCTGAAAATCAATTTAACGTTATTCGATCATCAAGAATACACACGATAGATACGTACACgcgcgtatacatatatacacatgtatacagatttatgagaaaatttcatttaccaCACATAGCATCGTTATTTCGTACGTCCCATATTACAACGTTACCATCGTCTCTCCCACCAAGGCTTATCAAATAATTGCTATCCAATGTGAAACAAATGTCTTCGACTCTTACTTTATGAATTTCATAGCTACTTTTTACAGTACGATTTTGATAATCCCAAACGATGACCATAgcctgttaaaaaaaaaaaaaaaaaaaaagaaaaggaaaattataaaaaaagtaaattcgaTCTTACCGTATGAAATTACACGAACTCTTAGTATTACCTTAAATCCGAGATGATTTATCTGACCAGAAGCCACAAAATTACCGCATGGAGAAACACATACCGcagaaattaaatttgtatgtCCGCTTAAAAACGATTGTTCGCCAGAAGCTATATGTTTTATCGTTACTTTGTTTCCCATCGGATAAATCATATGCTCTTGATCAGGATGCAATCTTAATGCATTTTTCATAACACCTAATCAATTAAtttggaatatttattataaaacttcATTATTCcgatatatgtattacgaacggaaatacaaattatgtgtatatgtatgtatatgtatatatgtatatatgtatgtatgtatgtatatatgtatgtatgtgtcagAAAAGATATTgacccaaaaaaaaagatgaaaaaattatacgaaccATCGAATCCTATTATTCCAATTATATCAAGCGGTTTAGTATCCATCCTTCTGATTAGATTCAATTTGCAAaaggatttttatttcttttcaatgatTATCAATAGGATGAaagagattaaagaaaataacaactTCCTCACTTTCGAATCGGTAAACTTACTTAGAGACAAGTAGCATGTGTCACGATGTAAATAATACAGTTATCGTTACCATGGTCACCGACAGAAAATTAGTATCATCGCATGGTACTATCGGTTAccaagaaaatatcgaagaaaaaatttatgtgtgtatgcgtatattatatatatatatatatatatgtatgtatgtatgtatgtatgtatgtacatgaatgcgttagaaataaatatgaaaatatcaatTCTTCAAGTATGAAGTATAAGTACAGtgtaaagtttttaattttttttatttatcccgtttttatatatttctttgtttgtttttctatcatttctctctcacatacacatacatgcatagtcatttatcaaatttgattttaataatcttctaATACCGTCTTACATATAGTTTATAAGCTATTAAAGGAATTTTTACTCGACTTAAGTAGATAATCCAACGACTCAAGGCATTGTGAGACTTCTTGGTTTGAactaatgtaatatatgtatctatatacatatattcattatatttttcgaaatatactTAACTCATGCCGAAAGGTGAGTGTTACTACGTGAGTCAAGACGATGACattggaattttttaaaattacgtacatacataatatcatttatgttCGATGGCGCGATTAGACATACAATAATgcgaaaaatgttaataatcgtttaagtaaaaaatatcgaggactcgaggaaaaaagaattaagacgttagaatgaaacgaaataaccttaacaattttcttataaGAATGGATTAGTAACGACGGAATGATTGCTTTCCTATTGCATTTACTGATCGAATAAAAGTGAAATGAAATCGATATTCGACCAATCATCAGATTGATTTCTCGGTAAGTCCTTAAATTACTTAAACTCTGACGAGATTAGTGTAGTTGACCTTGATGAAAGGGTGAAATcacgtaattatatttatacgaagCGACACGTGTATTTGCagttcgtaaaaataattcgaatggTATGTAAagcatttttctaattctcgagcattatttctaattagataatttttatacgctTTTAAagcattattataattacaattctgtaacatttatttaatttaatttatgacTAAAATCTAATTCTTCCGTTCACATGAGCTCATACATAGATACCCTCGTTTCCAGCCAATAAGAGTGCTTGAAAACTagggaaattttttttacagattacCGAACATAATTCGTCAAAACGAAGCTTTTTAATAGAGCGTCCTCAattatcctttattttctcttatcatgatttctaaaattata
Above is a window of Vespula vulgaris chromosome 4, iyVesVulg1.1, whole genome shotgun sequence DNA encoding:
- the LOC127063349 gene encoding cilia- and flagella-associated protein 52 codes for the protein MDTKPLDIIGIIGFDGVMKNALRLHPDQEHMIYPMGNKVTIKHIASGEQSFLSGHTNLISAVCVSPCGNFVASGQINHLGFKAMVIVWDYQNRTVKSSYEIHKVRVEDICFTLDSNYLISLGGRDDGNVVIWDVRNNDAMCGSFASNEIAGNTYTITRMNTHGECFLTGGDRTLKVWRIDSKRRKVYGVNVKVGKLRRSINCIVISEKDTDAYCGTSSGDIIKARLNYRSEDEEQAESVMIGCYSKMYKGSKRVNQAKGEVECYAGGVEKLLLLKDERMIVGAGDGTVELIEIMDIDFSKTKFAKLPSTPQIKTHLVENVCGTVTSMLLYKNDFVLVGTALSEIYQIRLSDFDMRLLVTCHNSSIYSIVFPWNYSEIFATAGKNDIRLWRLETQKELLRISVPNFVCSCLCFSHDGRMIISAWNDGIVRAFTPQKGKLIFTIHNAHIKAASAVVITADGKRLISGGCDGQVRIWDIKPDVQRLVSILKEHRGPITSLCISSNNEDLVSSSTDGTCIIWDVIRCARKQVLMGNTMYMAACFSPNSIQILTCGTDRKIAYWETWDASLVREIEGSTSGSLNCIDISPDGQYFVTGSNDCIVKLWEYHTANVTHIGIGHAAIITSCKFSSNGEHVVSVSADGAIIIWKSPFIMARVKTPSIKSKSVTARTAVKPEEPEVKCDDLKLDDLGEHVAGMNQVDETAESVRTTYHGDDQLQPCTRDPAGIPSPICSCVKDKDTTSVKTLNEQNRTEEPLGECPCAKNMETKSLLNSKRSSRNPTETANSASSSQRRASLQSNKKSLLKSKISTERKSLQ